The following nucleotide sequence is from Cardinium endosymbiont of Culicoides punctatus.
TTAGAAAAAGTTGCTTTGATGAAATGGTCCAATAGACCTCATACGTATCTGGTATAAACATGGTTAAAATGTTTTCCGGGGAAAATCCATAGGTGGATAAATATTCCGCATCGTTTAACAATGATAGTAATGCTTCTTTTTCTAAACCTATAGAAGAGACTATTTTTCTTGCCAAATCTTCCTTATTGGTTGCATTAGAAAAGGTAATTTTAGTTGGATATTGCATCCCTCCACGTAACATTTTAATCATTTTCCAATTACTCATATTGGGAGTTAGTCTATACATGCCTGGAGTATTTTGAGGCTTATAGTTTAGTAGAGATGCTGTCCATAAGAATGAGTATTCATTTTTTATACATTTTTCTTTCTTTAACATATCTCTAAGTTGCTGAAGGGTACATCCTCTAGGAACAATAAGCAAATGCGCTGATTTGTCTAAAACAATATTTGCAGCATATACCACTGAATATAGCAACATACCAATCAGACTACTAGCTATAAGCAGCAACCACTTAATACTTTTACTTTGAATCATAAGGCTAGATTTGAATACAATACGAACAATAATGTATCATAAGAAATATTTAAGTAATTTTCAGTAAATTTTTTAGCGTTATTTTGGGTACGTCAAAAAAGGATCCATGAATACTTTTGATAAATTTTGTGAAATGCTTGCAATAAGCTCTTATTCTGAAAGCCCAGTATATATATAAAATGATGTGGTCTACATTTAAATAGAAGATTTATTTTCTGCATTTCAACTTAAAATTTCTAATCTAAATTATCATTATCTAAATTTAATTGGTCAATTAAAGCAGTAACAGCAGCTCCTTGCATAACGGAATCGTCTATACAGAATACTAGATCGGGTATCCTGCGTGCTTTATGAGCAATCTTTTTACCAAGTAATTTACGAATCATACTTTTTTGAGCTTGTACTTTTTTCAATAGTTCATGTTTTTTCTCATTTAAGGAAAAGCTTAAATACACCCTTGCTACACCAAAATCTTTTCCTAAATAAACAGCTGAAACAGAAATAAATGCATTGTTAAACAATCTGCTTTTTTCTGATAGAAACAATGCGCCTAATTCTTTTTGTACTATCCTAGCAATTTGATGCTTACGAACAGAATCATTAGACTGTATCATGCGTTATATTTCAAGTAATGTTGTTAATCATTTCCATAAAGTGGTTCACTTGCAGCGAAGCCCCTCCAATTAACCCACCATTTACATTAGAACCATTCAATATAGCTGCTATATTTTTTGCATTACAGCTGCCACCATATAAAATAGGTATTTTTTCTCCTATCATGCCATACTGCTCCAATAATATTTCTCTTATAAAATCATGCATTTCTGTTATAACTTCTAAGCTTGCTACTTGTCCTGTGCCAATAGCCCAAACAGGTTCATAGGCAACGAGTAGTTTTTGTACTTCCTGTAGAGTAAGGTCAACCAATCCCCCTTTTAACTGATGATATATAGCTGTTTTATGTTCACCTGTATTTCGCTGTTCTATATTTTCTCCACAGCAAAGAATTGGAGACATACCAGCGGCTAATACTTTTTTGACTTTACTTGCTAGCAAATCATTGGTTTCCTTTTGGTATATTCTACGCTCACTATGACCAATAATTACATACTTGACATCTACAGAGGCAAGCATGGCAGCAGATACTTCTCCCGTAAAAGCTCCTTGGATTTCATGGTGACAATTTTGTGCAGCTAACTGAATAAGGGTATGATGCTGTATAAGTTCCTTGATAGGCCATAAATGAACAAAAGAAGGGGCAATAACCAAGTTTAAGTTAATACTATGTATAGCATCTTTGATGGCTTCTAGTTGAGGAAGTAAATATTGTATACAATCCATTGCTTCTTGCAATGTTTTATTCATTTTCCAATTCCCTATAAGGTATTTATGCATCATAAAACAATGTTTTAAAAATAGTATTAATCTAAATATAAGACAGATTTAAGGGCTGAAACGGTTTTAGATACATTTGGCAAAATAGCTTCTATAAGTGTGGGTGCATAGGGCAATGGAACATCTAAGCTATTTATTTTTTGAATAGGCGCATCTAAGTAGTCAAAAGCATGTTTTTGTACTTGATAGGCTATTTCAGATGCGATCGAGGCTAATGGCCAGGCCTCTTCTACGATCACTAAACGGTTGGTTTTTTTTACAGATTGAATAATCGTAGACAAATCCAATGGACGTACTGTTTTCAAGTCAATGAGTTCTACTGCAACACCTTGTTGTGCCATTACTGCTGCAGCTTCATAAATAACTTTAACCATTTTACCAAAAGAAACCAATGTTACATCTGTTCCCTGTTGTATCACCTCTGCTTTACCTATGGGAAGTAGGTATTCTGCTTCAGGCACTTCACCCAAATCACCATACATTAGCTCTGACTCCATAAAGATTACAGGATTATCATCTCTAATCGCACTTTTAAGCAATCCTTTGGCATCATATGGATTAGAAGGGACAATAACCTTTAAGCCTGGACAATTGGCATACCAGTTTTCAAAGTTTTGAGAATGTTGTGAACTTAACATCCCTGCATTGCCAGTTGCTCCTCTAAAAACAATGGGCACATGAAATTGACCACCAGACATAGAGTGTATTTTAGCCGCTCCATTTACAATTTGGTCTATAGCTACCAAAGAAAAATTGAAAGTCATGAATTCTATAATGGGTCGTAATCCATTCATAGCGGCTCCTATTCCAAGTCCTGAAAAACCCGCTTCAGAAATAGGCGTATCAATAACTCTTTCTGAACCAAACCGTTCCAACATGCCTTGACTTACCTTATAGGCACCATTATATGCTGCGACTTCTTCTCCCATTAAGAAGATCGTTTCATCTTTGAGCATTTCTTCTGTCATTGCTTCACGCAACGCCTCCCTAAATTGTATCTGTCGCATTTTCGATCATTAAATAAATACACACTAAACACAACAAAGATAATTAGAATCGTTGAAAAGAGATAAACTAATTCGATTGACCCAAATAAAATAAAGTGCAGGACTTTCGCATTAACTACTAAAATATCAGGTATAGAATACTTTAAGAAAGTCCTGAATATATTTTTTGCTCATAAAATAAAATCCGTTTGCTTTTAAAAAAACTTTTAATTACTTTATTCTTTAGGAGATGAAAGAAAGGATTGGTAAAACCAAGAGCTAGTAAATAATCTAGCATCGAGGGATCCTATAAATTAGAGGACTTTTTAAGGGGGGCATATATAACAAGATGAATTTATCTATAATGACGTCTGAGTCGAGGATTTTTGATGGGGTAGTGAATAGCGTAATATTTCCAGGAGAACTGGGGCCATTTCAAGTGCTTGCAAATCATGCACCTACTTTAAGCAGCTTAGTATCAGGTAACATTACTTACATGACCAAAGGTATATCTTCATCTATTGCT
It contains:
- the mltG gene encoding endolytic transglycosylase MltG gives rise to the protein MIQSKSIKWLLLIASSLIGMLLYSVVYAANIVLDKSAHLLIVPRGCTLQQLRDMLKKEKCIKNEYSFLWTASLLNYKPQNTPGMYRLTPNMSNWKMIKMLRGGMQYPTKITFSNATNKEDLARKIVSSIGLEKEALLSLLNDAEYLSTYGFSPENILTMFIPDTYEVYWTISSKQLFLKMHAAYQHFWNTQRLSKTKTMGLSPIDISILASIVQSETNNLQEAAMIAGVYYNRLKRNMRIESCPTLMYILKQNQIDAKRVLQKDTWMESPYNCYRKKGLPPGPVGLPSPAMIDAVLHYVAHDYLFFCAKEDFSGLHYFSKNYKEHLSNTKKYKKVLNSNKVMR
- the rbfA gene encoding 30S ribosome-binding factor RbfA, translating into MIQSNDSVRKHQIARIVQKELGALFLSEKSRLFNNAFISVSAVYLGKDFGVARVYLSFSLNEKKHELLKKVQAQKSMIRKLLGKKIAHKARRIPDLVFCIDDSVMQGAAVTALIDQLNLDNDNLD
- the tpiA gene encoding triose-phosphate isomerase, which encodes MMHKYLIGNWKMNKTLQEAMDCIQYLLPQLEAIKDAIHSINLNLVIAPSFVHLWPIKELIQHHTLIQLAAQNCHHEIQGAFTGEVSAAMLASVDVKYVIIGHSERRIYQKETNDLLASKVKKVLAAGMSPILCCGENIEQRNTGEHKTAIYHQLKGGLVDLTLQEVQKLLVAYEPVWAIGTGQVASLEVITEMHDFIREILLEQYGMIGEKIPILYGGSCNAKNIAAILNGSNVNGGLIGGASLQVNHFMEMINNIT
- a CDS encoding pyruvate dehydrogenase complex E1 component subunit beta codes for the protein MRQIQFREALREAMTEEMLKDETIFLMGEEVAAYNGAYKVSQGMLERFGSERVIDTPISEAGFSGLGIGAAMNGLRPIIEFMTFNFSLVAIDQIVNGAAKIHSMSGGQFHVPIVFRGATGNAGMLSSQHSQNFENWYANCPGLKVIVPSNPYDAKGLLKSAIRDDNPVIFMESELMYGDLGEVPEAEYLLPIGKAEVIQQGTDVTLVSFGKMVKVIYEAAAVMAQQGVAVELIDLKTVRPLDLSTIIQSVKKTNRLVIVEEAWPLASIASEIAYQVQKHAFDYLDAPIQKINSLDVPLPYAPTLIEAILPNVSKTVSALKSVLYLD
- a CDS encoding F0F1 ATP synthase subunit epsilon gives rise to the protein MNLSIMTSESRIFDGVVNSVIFPGELGPFQVLANHAPTLSSLVSGNITYMTKGISSSIAIKSGFAQIAQNQISVVCEAEEINSINDV